CCAACCCCCCCAACAAGGCTCCAGTCTGCTGTTGATCTACGACCAACCTTCAACATATAACCCAAATATGTacaacttcttctcgaAAGAATAGACTCGTGAACCAACAACTAAACGCGTCTTCTAAAGTGCAGAAATAGAAAGTATTATACACTAATGGCTGGGTTTCACTCAATTACAGCGGTGAATACTAAAATAAACATTTTAAGATACGACAGTTGCAACGAGCGATAAGTATTTGATACGAACTCAAAACTAATTTTAAATGATCATCTGCACCCCTATTTTTTTAAACTCTCAACAAATAGGCCAAGTATTTTCGAACCTATTCTTCACACCAAGAATGCTACTATCTCGTTTCTCCCCAGATTCCATCTCTCAATAAAACAGAGACCACCCTAAAGTTCGCAGCTAATCCTGAAACATTTCCATAAATAACTAGCCAAATCGGGTAAATTGTCAATACCACCGAGCCTtgcaaaaagaaaaaaattttcaacgCGCTCATATATATTTAATCCTCCTTTCAGTCCTCGTTTACTTGGAGTTACATTCTTTCTAGCCTGCCTTACGTTTTTCGTTGTTCCTACTTGTAATTTAATACCCTTGGCTGTTTGTTGGAAATTCTGCATCTTCAACTTAACTGGTATCCCCCTGGAATATTAATTGAAGTTTCAAAAATGATGCGTTCTAAACCCTCGATTCTCCTTTTGCTCACGTTCTTTTTGTTCCAAATTGTATCTGCTGATAGCGACGACTGGGATGCTTACAAATGTAACTCTACTGTGAGCTGCCCCAAATCAAGACCTTGTTGTTCTCAATATGGGATTTGTGGGGTAGGTAGTTACTGTTTGGGCGGATGTGATGTTCGTTATTCCTACAATCTTGATGCATGTATGCCTATGCCCGCTATGGAAAAGTACAGTGCTGTATTCGACAGTACAAAATTATTCATGAAGCAAACTGAATATTTGGGCAATTCTAGTGAAACTGATTGGGTTTATACTGGTTACATTGACACTTCTGATGATGCTCTTTTGATACAAATGCCTAACGGAACCACGGGTACCGTGGTCTCGTCTACAAAGTATACCTGGTATGCCAACATCACTGCTAGAATCAAATCATCCCGAGATGACGGGGTGGTTACAGCTTTTATCTTGTATTCTGATGTTCAGGATGAATTGGATCATGAATTCGTTGGCTATGACTTAACTCATCCTCAATCTAATTACTATTCTCATGGTATTTTGAATTACAACCATGCAGAAAACACTTCTGTGACTAACACGTTCAAGAACTATCATGATTACACCTTTGACTGGACTGAGGATGAAATCACCTGGTACATCGACGACAAAAAAATCCGtacattgaagaaggaagacACATGGAATTCTACCACTAAAAGGTATGATTACCCTCAAACTCCTTCTCGTATTCAATTCTCTTTATGGCCTGGTGGTGATACTTCTAACGGTGTTGGTACCATTGAGTGGGCTGGTGGTCAAATTAACTGGGATTCTCAAGACATTCAAGATTATGGCTACTACTACGCGTTTATCAAAGAAATTACTGTTATCCCTCATGATTTGCCCTCGGACATTGAGGAGGTCGAATCGGAAgacggtggtgatgatttcaatgCCTACCTCTATAATAGTACTGATGCTGATGAAAACAATATTTACTTGACTAACAAGAAAACTTGGCTTGGGAATGATGAGGCTACTGGTTTAGACCCTGATaacgaagatgatgatgaagacgactCTAAAACCGAAACTGTGGTAGAGACTTCAGGATCTCAAGTACACACTAAGACTACGACGAAGACGAAGTCTAAAAGTACTGTTTCAGCTTCCTTACCTACAGCTAAAgccaccacctccactTCTAACTATAATCCAAGTGCTGGAATCGGTGGATTTGTACAAGATTCTGATGCCacttcgtcttcttctacGACCagttctggttctggtgcATCCACTTCAAGTAATACATTAGGAGGTTTAGTTGGTTTCTTTGTTACTGTTGGATTCGGATTTTTTTGGATTTAGTCCCTTCAACTATATAGGATTTGGGTATATTTAAATTAAggaaaaagaaaaacatCTAGTAGGTTATTATTAAAGGCATGTCTATATTGGCTGCAATCATTTATTACAGCACCTTTGCTACTGACACCTATTGAGAGTTTATTGGTGAATACACGCCCTCCTTTTTTTTGGCGTGTTCGATCGATTCGAGCTTGAAAAATGAACAACAAATTATCATTGAATCGACAACAACAGAAAAAGCTTTTCAGCAATCAGACCAATTGGATCTAAATACgtgtttttgaagtaaCATATCAACAATCTGTAGCTGTTTTACTTATTCTGTGGccaaaaatgaagatgttaACCAAGTTCGAGTCCAAGTCATCAAGGGCTAAAGGGGTGGCATTACACCCTAAAAGGCCTTGGGTTTTGGTATCCTTACATTCATCAACTATCCAACTCTGGGATTATCGGATGGGTACATTAATCGATAGATTCGAAGATCACTCCGGTCCCGTGAGGTGTGTAAGCTTTCATCCTACTCAGCCTTTGTTTGTTTCAGGTGGTGACGATTATTCAATTAAAGTGTGGTCGTTGAACTCAAGGAAATGTATTTTTACCTTGAACGGACACTTGGATTATCTCAGATCTGTATCTTTCCATCATGATTTACCTTGGATCCTTTCCTGTTCTGATGATCAAACCATTAGGATATGGAATTGGCAAAACAGACAAGAAATTGCCTGCTTGACAGGTCATAACCATTATGTGATGTCAGCTCaatttcatccaaaagaagatttGATCGTATCAGCATCTTTGGACCAAACCGTTAGAGTTTGGGATATTTCTGGTTTAAGAAAGAAACACTCagctccaacttcatcCATTAGAtcatttgaagatcaaTTACAAAGACAGCAATTACCTCAGCAGGATATTTTTGGAAATGTTAACGCTGTCGTCAAGTTTGTATTGGAAGGTCATGATAAAGGAGTTAATTATGCTGCCTTCCATCCTACTTTACCATTGATTGTATCTGGTGGTGACGATAGGTTGGTCAAATTATGGAGAATGAGTGAAACAAAAGCTTGGGAAGTTGATTCCTGTAGAGGACATACCGGTACTGTTTTAGCAACCATATTCCACCCTCATCAAGATTTAATCTTATCAGTAGGTGATGACAAAACCATCAGAGTCTGGGATTTGAACAAGAGAACTCCTGTTAAGCAATTTAGACGTGAACATGACAGATTCTGGGACATTGCTTGTCACCCAACTGTGAATTTATTTGCTGGGTGTCATGACTCGGGTGTTatgatcttcaaattagaaagagaaagaccAGCATATTCTATATTCCAGAATAAGTTGTACTTTGTTAACAATGAAAAACAAATTCAATGTTACGACTACCAGAAAAAGGAAACTTCCTTGCCAATGttatctttgaaaaagattgGTAAAACTTGGTCTTTTATGAGAACTTTATCTTACAATCAGGCGGACAATTCTATTTTGGTCACCCATGGTTCTAGTGACGATGGAAAATACTCTTTAATCACCTTACCGAAACATGTCACCGGCGCTATAGAACCTACTGACGCTAGACAAGGGGAATGTAACTTTGCTTGTTTCATCTCCAGAAACAGATTTGTTACTTTCACCAAGTCAAATAAGCTGTTGGAGGTGAAAgacctcaacaacaacactACCAAGTCCATTCAGTTGGATTCTTCTGTTCAAGATGTCTTGTATGGTGGTCCCGGTCGTGTTTTATTGGTGAAGAGCCACTCTGTTATCAACTatgatgttcaacaaagaaaagaatTGGGAGAAATCAGTGCCAATAATGTTAAGTATGTATCTTGGTCTAACAGTGGTCAATATTTGGCATTATTATCTAAGCacaccatcaccattgctaccaaggacttggaatTGGTCAACTCATTGCATGAAACTATTAGAATCAAGAGTGCCGCTTGGGATGATTCAGACGTTTTGTTGTATACCACTTTGAATCACATCAAGTACACCTTATTGAATGGAGATAATGGTATTATCAAGACATTGGCTAACATCTTGTATCTTACAAAGGTTTCTCAAAGCAAGGTTTACTGTTTGAATCGTGCaggtgaagttgaagtgGTTACTATTGACCCTACTGAGTTCAGATTCAAGAGAGCTTTAGtgaacaaaaacttgaaggaagtgGTCAGAATGATTAATAATTCGAACTTAGTTGGACAAAATATCATTTCTTACTTGCAGAAGAAAGGTTACCCCGAAGTAGCTTTAGCCTTTGTCTCTGATCCGGAGTCAAGATTTGTTTTAGCTTTGGAAAGTGGTAACTTAGCTGTGGCCTTGGAAGAAGCTaaaaaattgaacaataaCTCTATTTGGGAAAAGCTTGCTGAGGAAGCTTTAAATGAAGGTAATATTgagattgttgaattttGTTACCAAAATCTTCACTTGTTCGACAAGTTGTCTTTCCTTTATGTCTACAAGGGTGACACGGAGCgcttgaacaaaatggcAACCATTGCTGAACATCGGAGTGAttattcttctttgattcAAAATACCTTCTACAATGgagatatcaagaagagGTGTCAGGTTTACATTCAAAGTGGTATGTTACCTTTAGCCTATACTGTGGCTAAGTCTAATGGCCTTGAAGATTTATGTGCAgaaatcttgaatgaaGCTGGAATCAAAGAAGAGGATATTGAATTGCCTGAACTTAGTGAACCACTTCAAGTTCCCGAACCAGTTGCTGAGCCAATTCAAAATTGGCCATTGAAACCATCTGAGTTGAGTTTCTTTGAAAGTGCTCAATTAAATGGGGGTTTGGATGATTTAACTCTCGAAGAATCTGATAGCATTGCTCccaaagacttggaagCCTCTCAATtagaattggaagaagaatttgatgatgaaaatatTGAAGAGGATGAAGGTGGATGGGgcttggatgatgatgacctcgatattgatgaagatcaagtctttgatgC
The window above is part of the Yamadazyma tenuis chromosome 4, complete sequence genome. Proteins encoded here:
- a CDS encoding uncharacterized protein (COG:U; CAZy:GH16; EggNog:ENOG503NW3Q; BUSCO:EOG0926074Y), whose amino-acid sequence is MRSKPSILLLLTFFLFQIVSADSDDWDAYKCNSTVSCPKSRPCCSQYGICGVGSYCLGGCDVRYSYNLDACMPMPAMEKYSAVFDSTKLFMKQTEYLGNSSETDWVYTGYIDTSDDALLIQMPNGTTGTVVSSTKYTWYANITARIKSSRDDGVVTAFILYSDVQDELDHEFVGYDLTHPQSNYYSHGILNYNHAENTSVTNTFKNYHDYTFDWTEDEITWYIDDKKIRTLKKEDTWNSTTKRYDYPQTPSRIQFSLWPGGDTSNGVGTIEWAGGQINWDSQDIQDYGYYYAFIKEITVIPHDLPSDIEEVESEDGGDDFNAYLYNSTDADENNIYLTNKKTWLGNDEATGLDPDNEDDDEDDSKTETVVETSGSQVHTKTTTKTKSKSTVSASLPTAKATTSTSNYNPSAGIGGFVQDSDATSSSSTTSSGSGASTSSNTLGGLMLTKFESKSSRAKGVALHPKRPWVLVSLHSSTIQLWDYRMGTLIDRFEDHSGPVRCVSFHPTQPLFVSGGDDYSIKVWSLNSRKCIFTLNGHLDYLRSVSFHHDLPWILSCSDDQTIRIWNWQNRQEIACLTGHNHYVMSAQFHPKEDLIVSASLDQTVRVWDISGLRKKHSAPTSSIRSFEDQLQRQQLPQQDIFGNVNAVVKFVLEGHDKGVNYAAFHPTLPLIVSGGDDRLVKLWRMSETKAWEVDSCRGHTGTVLATIFHPHQDLILSVGDDKTIRVWDLNKRTPVKQFRREHDRFWDIACHPTVNLFAGCHDSGVMIFKLERERPAYSIFQNKLYFVNNEKQIQCYDYQKKETSLPMLSLKKIGKTWSFMRTLSYNQADNSILVTHGSSDDGKYSLITLPKHVTGAIEPTDARQGECNFACFISRNRFVTFTKSNKSLEVKDLNNNTTKSIQLDSSVQDVLYGGPGRVLLVKSHSVINYDVQQRKELGEISANNVKYVSWSNSGQYLALLSKHTITIATKDLELVNSLHETIRIKSAAWDDSDVLLYTTLNHIKYTLLNGDNGIIKTLANILYLTKVSQSKVYCLNRAGEVEVVTIDPTEFRFKRALVNKNLKEVVRMINNSNLVGQNIISYLQKKGYPEVALAFVSDPESRFVLALESGNLAVALEEAKKLNNNSIWEKLAEEALNEGNIEIVEFCYQNLHLFDKLSFLYVYKGDTERLNKMATIAEHRSDYSSLIQNTFYNGDIKKRCQVYIQSGMLPLAYTVAKSNGLEDLCAEILNEAGIKEEDIELPELSEPLQVPEPVAEPIQNWPLKPSELSFFESAQLNGGLDDLTLEESDSIAPKDLEASQLELEEEFDDENIEEDEGGWGLDDDDLDIDEDQVFDAQTDKEAADASNAPAVDGEIAFWLRNAKTAAQYVAAGAFEQAASMLHKQLGVSDFEPLRERFLEVYESSKLYLPGVDGLPAMKDYIRVDNDEDNPNKFLPFIPGFEGLEDKLAVGFKYFKDNNLEKAIKVFREIIYTITVLTVEDEDQESKCEDILLLCREYILGLTIELTRRQVETSDPKRNLELAAYFTRTKLQKPHKINALQVAMSQCFKNKNYSSASYFADELLSLVSSGPRAEQAKKLKAKAETIPGDAIEIDFDSYAEFEICASSLTPIYKGSPSITETLVGAKYKPDELGNICKITKITKIGAAASGLRIKG